The Alosa sapidissima isolate fAloSap1 chromosome 6, fAloSap1.pri, whole genome shotgun sequence genome window below encodes:
- the myh6 gene encoding myosin-6, whose protein sequence is MGDVLMAEFGKAAPFLRKSDKERLEAQTRAFDIKIECFVVDPNVEYVKGQITSKEGGKVTVNTVEGKTVTVKESDVHPQNPPKFDKIEDMAMFTFLHEPAVLFNLKERYAAWMIYTYSGLFCVTVNPYKWLPVYDSEVVAAYRGKKRSEAPPHIFSISDNAYQYMLTDRENQSVLITGESGAGKTVNTKRVIQYFASIAAAGGAVKKDTSKGTLEDQIIQANPALEAFGNAKTLRNDNSSRFGKFIRIHFGTSGKLSSADIETYLLEKSRVTYQLKAERNYHIFYQIMSNEKPELLDMLLITNNPYDYSYVSQGEITVASINDSEELIATDSAFDVLGFTAEEKMGVYKLTGAIMHYGNMKFKQKQREEQAEPDGQESADKSAYLMGLNSADLLKGLCHPRVKVGNEYVTKGQSVDQVYYSIGALAKSVYEKMFNWMVVRINHSLDTKQHRQHFIGVLDIAGFEIFDFNTFEQLCINFTNERLQQFFNHHMFVLEQEEYKKEGIDWEFIDFGMDLQACIDLIEKPLGIMSILEEECMFPKASDQTFKSKLYDNHLGKSKMFEKPRPKADAHFALVHYAGTVDYNIAGWLVKNKDPLNETVVGLYQKSSLKLLSYLFAYAAAEGGDKAGGKAAKKKGSSFQTVSALHRENLNKLMNNLKTTHPHFVRCLIPNESKTPGAMDNCLVMHQLRCNGVLEGIRICRKGFPNRVLYGDFKQRYRILNASAIPEGQFMDSKKSAEKLLGSLDIDHTQYKFGHTKVFFKAGLLGVLEEMRDEQLSRIITRIQANARGILMRIEYQKLVERRDALMVIQWNLRSFLGVKNWPWMKMFFKIKPLLKSAESEKEMANMKDEFGKIKEALEKSDARRKELEEKMVSILQEKNDLLLQLQSESDILTDSEERCEQLIKSKIQLEAKVKEMTERMEDEEEMNADLTAKKRKLEDECAELKKDIDDLELTLAKVEKEKHATENKVKNLTEEMASQDENMMKLTKEKRALQEAHQQTLDDLQSEEDKVNTLTKAKIKLEQQVDDIEGSLEQEKKVRMDLERSKRKLEGDLKLTQESVMDLENDKQQLEEKLKKKDFEISGLNSKVEDEQLVSVQLQKKLKENQARIEELEEELDAERAARAKVEKQRSDLSRELEDISERLEEAGGATCAQVELNKKRDSEFQKLRRDLEEATLQHEATSATLRKKHADSVAELGEQIDNLQRVKQKLEKEKSELKLELDDMSSNMESVVKAKVNLEKMCRSLEDQMNEHKTRAEEAQRALNDFSVQRAKLLTENGELGRQMEERESLISQLTRGKMSFTQQAEDLRRQLDEEVKAKNALAHAVQSARHDCDLLREQFEEEQEAKAELQRALSKANTEVATWRAKYETDGIQRTEELEEAKKKLVQRLQEAEEAVEAVNAKCSSLEKTKHRLQNEIEDLMLDLERANAASATLDKKQRSFDKVISEWKQKFEESQCELEGSQKEARSLSTELFKLKNAYEEALDHLETTKRENKNLQEEISDLTDQLGEGGKSVHELEKLRKQLEQEKSDLQSALEEAEGSLEHEEGKILRAQLEFNQVKADIERKLAEKDEEMEQAKRNYQRMVESLQTNLESETRSRNETLRIKKKMEGDLNEMEIQLSQANRQAADAQKQLKTVQAFLKDTQLQLDESMHGNDDLKENIALMERRNNLILAELEELRAVLEQTERGRKMAEQELTDATERMQLLHSQNTGLLNQKKKQESDLLQLQTEMEEVIQESRNAEEKAKKAITDAAMMAEELKKEQDTSSHLERMKKNMEQTIKDLQHRLDEAEQVAMKGGKKQVQKMESRIRELEGELEAEQKRGVESIKGVRKYERRIKELTYQTEEDKKNMARLQDLVDKLQLKVKSYKRSTEEAEEQANTNMAKLRKLQHELEEAEERADIAESQVNKLRAKTRDGVTSKKSPDE, encoded by the coding sequence ATGGGAGACGTTTTAATGGCAGAGTTTGGGAAGGCTGCCCCCTTCCTCCGAAAGTCGGACAAAGAGCGCCTCGAAGCTCAAACCAGGGCATTTGACATCAAAATTGAGTGCTTTGTTGTCGATCCGAATGTTGAATATGTCAAGGGGCAGATTACCAGCAAAGAGGGGGGAAAAGTGACAGTTAACACTGTGGAAGGCAAAACCGTGACTGTCAAAGAGTCAGATGTCCACCCTCAGAACCCACCGAAATTCGACAAGATCGAGGACATGGCGATGTTCACCTTCCTGCACGAGCCTGCCGTGCTGTTCAACCTCAAAGAGCGCTACGCAGCATGGATGATCTACACCTACTCTGGGTTGTTCTGTGTCACAGTGAACCCCTACAAGTGGCTCCCTGTGTATGATTCAGAGGTAGTTGCTGCCTACAGAGGCAAGAAGAGATCAGAAGCGCCCCCACATatcttctccatctctgatAATGCCTATCAGTACATGCTCACTGACAGGGAGAATCAGTCTGTCCTCATCACTGGAGAATCTGGTGCTGGGAAGACTGTCAACACCAAGAGAGTCATCCAGTATTTTGCAAGCATAGCGGCTGCTGGCGGAGCAGTCAAAAAGGATACCAGTAAAGGCACACTGGAAGATCAAATCATTCAGGCCAACCCTGCACTGGAGGCGTTTGGAAATGCCAAAACACTGAGGAACGACAACTCATCGCGCTTTGGGAAATTCATCCGTATTCACTTCGGAACGAGTGGAAAACTTTCCTCTGCTGATATTGAGACTTACCTCCTGGAAAAATCCAGGGTGACCTATCAGCTCAAGGCTGAGAGGAACTATCACATCTTCTATCAGATCATGTCCAATGAAAAGCCAGAGCTgttggatatgttgctgatcaCCAACAACCCCTATGATTACTCCTACGTCTCCCAAGGAGAGATCACTGTTGCTTCCATCAACGATTCAGAGGAACTAATCGCCACAGACAGTGCCTTTGATGTGCTTGGCTTCACTGCAGAGGAGAAAATGGGTGTCTACAAGCTGACCGGGGCTATAATGCACTATGGCAACATGAAGTTCaagcagaaacagagagaagaacAGGCTGAGCCAGATGGCCAAGAGTCTGCTGACAAGTCTGCCTACTTGATGGGGTTAAACTCTGCAGATCTCCTCAAAGGACTCTGTCACCCCAGGGTCAAGGTAGGCAATGAATATGTCACCAAAGGTCAGAGTGTAGACCAAGTGTATTATTCCATTGGTGCACTGGCTAAGTCAGTATACGAAAAGATGTTTAACTGGATGGTTGTTCGAATCAACCACTCCCTTGATACCAAACAGCATCGTCAGCATTTCATAGGAGTGCTGGACATTGCAGGTTTTGAGATCTTTGACTTCAACACCTTTGAGCAGTTGTGTATCAACTTCACTAACGAGAGACTGCAACAGTTTTTCAATCACCACATGTTTGTGTTGGAACAAGAGGAGTACAAGAAGGAGGGGATTGATTGGGAGTTCATTGACTTTGGGATGGACTTGCAAGCCTGCATTGATCTAATTGAAAAGCCCCTTGGTATCATGTCTATTCTAGAGGAAGAATGCATGTTTCCTAAAGCAAGCGACCAGACATTCAAGTCCAAGCTGTATGACAACCATCTGGGCAAGTCAAAAATGTTTGAGAAACCACGTCCCAAAGCAGATGCTCATTTTGCTTTGGTCCATTATGCTGGCACCGTTGACTACAACATTGCCGGCTGGCTGGTGAAGAACAAAGATCCTCTGAATGAGACTGTGGTGGGACTTTACCAGAAGTCATCTCTCAAGCTGTTGAGTTATCTATTCGCTTACGCAGCAGCTGAAGGTGGAGACAAGGCAGGTGGAAAAGCTGCCAAAAAGAAAGGCTCATCTTTCCAAACAGTATCAGCCTTGCACAGGGAAAACCTCAACAAGCTAATGAATAACTTGAAGACCACCCACCCTCATTTTGTCCGTTGCTTGATCCCTAATGAGTCCAAGACACCTGGAGCGATGGACAACTGCCTTGTGATGCACCAGCTTCGCTGTAACGGTGTGCTGGAGGGCATTAGGATCTGCAGGAAAGGCTTCCCAAACAGGGTACTCTATGGTGACTTTAAACAGAGGTACAGAATACTAAATGCCTCAGCAATCCCTGAGGGTCAGTTCATGGACAGTAAGAAGAGCGCAGAGAAACTGCTTGGTTCTCTGGACATCGACCACACGCAGTACAAATTTGGGCATACAAAAGTCTTTTTTAAAGCTGGCTTGCTGGGGGTGCTGGAGGAGATGCGGGATGAGCAACTCTCCCGCATTATCACAAGGATTCAGGCCAACGCAAGAGGTATACTTATGAGAATTGAGTATCAGAAGCTTGTGGAACGCAGGGATGCTCTAATGGTGATCCAGTGGAACCTCCGATCATTCCTGGGTGTGAAGAACTGGCCTTGGATGAAGATGTTCTTCAAGATTAAGCCCCTCCTAAAGAGCGCAGAGTCTGAGAAAGAGATGGCAAACATGAAAGACGAGTTTGGCAAGATCAAAGAGGCTCTGGAAAAATCCGATGCCAGAAGAAAGGAACTGGAGGAGAAGATGGTGTCAATTCTCCAAGAGAAGAATGACTTACTCCTCCAGCTGCAGTCAGAGTCTGACATTCTGACTGATTCAGAGGAACGCTGTGAGCAGTTGATTAAGAGCAAGATACAGTTAGAGGCAAAAGTGAAGGAAATGACAGAGAGGATGGAGGACGAAGAGGAGATGAATGCAGACCTCACGGCAAAGAAGCGAAAGTTAGAGGACGAATGTGCCGAGCTCAAGAAAGACATTGATGACCTTGAGCTGACCTTGGCCaaggtggagaaagagaaacatgCCACTGAGAACAAGGTAAAGAATCTCACTGAGGAAATGGCTTCTCAGGATGAAAACATGATGAAGCTGACAAAAGAGAAAAGGGCACTTCAGGAGGCACATCAGCAAACGCTAGATGACCTTCAGAGTGAGGAGGACAAGGTCAATACACTCACCAAAGCAAAGATAAAGCTGGAGCAACAGGTGGACGACATTGAAGGTTCTCTGGAACaagaaaaaaaggtcagaatGGACCTAGAACGTAGCAAGAGAAAGCTTGAGGGGGATCTCAAACTTACCCAAGAGAGTGTGATGGACTTGGAAAATGATAAACAGCAGTTAGAGGAAAAACTAAAGAAGAAAGACTTTGAGATCAGTGGATTGAACAGTAAGGTTGAGGATGAACAGTTGGTGAGTGTACAGCTCCAGAAGAAACTGAAGGAGAATCAGGCCCGCATTGAAGAGCTGGAAGAGGAATTGGATGCTGAGCGAGCAGCCCGGGCTAAAGTGGAGAAGCAGAGATCCGATCTGTCCCGGGAACTGGAGGACATCAGTGAGCGTCTGGAGGAGGCAGGGGGGGCCACTTGCGCTCAGGTAGAGCTCAACAAGAAGAGAGACTCAGAGTTCCAGAAGCTCCGCAGAGACCTTGAAGAGGCAACCCTTCAACACGAGGCCACCTCTGCCACCCTCAGGAAGAAGCATGCTGATAGCGTGGCTGAACTGGGTGAACAGATTGACAACCTgcagagagtcaagcagaagctggagaaagagaagagtgaGCTGAAGCTGGAATTGGATGACATGTCTTCAAACATGGAGAGCGTGGTGAAGGCCAAGGTCAACCTTGAGAAAATGTGCCGTTCCCTGGAGGACCAGATGAATGAGCACAAGACAAGGGCTGAAGAAGCACAAAGAGCCCTGAATGACTTTTCAGTGCAGAGAGCAAAGCTGCTCACAGAAAACGGAGAGCTTGGAAGGCAGATGGAGGAAAGGGAAAGCCTGATTTCCCAGCTCACCAGGGGGAAGATGTCATTCACCCAGCAAGCAGAAGACTTGAGGAGACAGCTGGATGAGGAGGTGAAGGCAAAGAATGCTCTAGCACATGCTGTGCAGTCTGCTCGACATGACTGTGACCTGCTGAGAGAGCAATTCGAGGAAGAGCAGGAGGCGAAAGCAGAACTGCAGCGAGCCCTCTCCAAAGCCAACACTGAGGTTGCCACCTGGAGGGCAAAGTATGAGACGGATGGCATTCAGAGAACGGAGGAGCTTGAGGAGGCCAAGAAAAAACTGGTACAGAGGCTGCAAGAGGCTGAGGAAGCAGTTGAGGCGGTGAATGCAAAGTGTTCCTCCCTCGAGAAGACCAAACATCGTCTTCAGAATGAGATTGAAGATCTAATGTTGGACCTTGAAAGAGCGAACGCAGCCTCTGCTACCCTGGACAAAAAGCAAAGGTCCTTTGATAAAGTAATTTCAGAATGGAAACAAAAGTTCGAGGAGTCACAGTGTGAGCTTGAGGGCTCACAGAAAGAAGCTCGATCCCTCAGTACAGAGCTCTTCAAGCTGAAAAACGCCTATGAGGAAGCACTGGATCATCTGGAGACAACCAAGCGAGAAAACAAGAACCTCCAGGAGGAAATCTCAGACCTGACTGACCAgctgggagagggagggaagagcgTTCATGAGCTGGAGAAGCTCAGGAAGCAGTTGGAGCAAGAGAAGAGCGACCTGCAGTCCGCCCTGGAAGAGGCAGAAGGTTCTCTGGAGCATGAGGAGGGCAAGATCCTGCGAGCACAGTTGGAGTTCAACCAAGTGAAAGCTGACATTGAGCGCAAGCTGGCagagaaggatgaggagatgGAGCAGGCCAAGAGGAACTACCAACGAATGGTGGAGTCTCTTCAGACCAACCTGGAGTCTGAGACAAGGAGCCGCAATGAGACCTTGAGAATCAAGAAGAAAATGGAGGGTGACCTCAATGAGATGGAGATCCAGCTCAGCCAGGCTAACCGGCAAGCTGCAGATGCCCAGAAGCAGTTGAAGACTGTCCAGGCATTCCTTAAGGACACTCAGCTTCAGCTGGACGAGTCCATGCATGGCAACGACGACCTGAAAGAGAACAtcgctctgatggagcgcaggaACAACTTGATCCTGGCTGAGCTGGAGGAGCTAAGGGCAGTCTTGGAGCAGACGGAGAGGGGACGCAAGATGGCTGAGCAGGAGCTGACTGATGCCACGGAGAGGATGCAGCTCCTGCATTCCCAGAACACCGGCCTCCTCAACCAGAAGAAGAAACAAGAGTCCGACCTGCTGCAGCTCCAGACCGAAATGGAGGAGGTGATTCAGGAGAGCCGAAATGCTGAGGAGAAGGCCAAGAAAGCCATCACTGATGCAGCCATGATGGCAGAGGAACTTAAGAAGGAGCAGGACACCAGCTCCCATCTGGAGCGCATGAAGAAGAACATGGAGCAGACCATCAAAGACCTGCAGCACCGTCTGGATGAAGCCGAGCAGGTGGCCATGAAAGGAGGCAAGAagcaggttcagaagatggaGTCTCGCATCCGAGAACTGGAGGGAGAGCTGGAGGCAGAGCAGAAGCGAGGGGTGGAGTCCATAAAGGGCGTCAGGAAGTATGAGCGACGCATCAAGGAGCTCACCTACCAGACAGAGGAGGACAAGAAGAACATGGCCCGGCTCCAGGATCTGGTGGACAAGCTTCAGCTGAAGGTGAAATCGTACAAGCGCTCCACGGAGGAGGCAGAAGAGCAGGCCAACACCAACATGGCCAAGCTACGCAAACTGCAGCACGAGCTGGAGGAGGCAGAAGAGCGGGCTGACATAGCAGAGTCCCAGGTCAACAAGTTGCGGGCCAAGACTAGAGATGGGGTGACCAGCAAGAAATCCCCAGATGAGTAA
- the slc25a29 gene encoding mitochondrial basic amino acids transporter isoform X1 yields MDFLAGCIGGAAGVLVGHPFDTVKVRLQVQSAAKPLYRGTFHCFQSIVRQESMLGLYKGIGSPMMGLAFINAIVFGVQGNTMRFLGHDTPMNQFMAGSAAGAIQSVICCPMELAKTRMQMQGTGEKKKSARKLYKNSLDCLVRIYKREGLLGINRGMVTTLLRETPCFGVYFLTYDLLTRRMGCEPDDPYIIPKLLFAGGTSGVTCWLSTYPVDVIKTRLQADGVGGVYRYSSIMDCVRKSVANEGWMVFTRGLTSTLLRAFPVNAATFATVTLVLMYARGETSGAGDCESAPVETQTQHSSSLQTLPDTVQTSPE; encoded by the exons ATGGATTTCCTAGCAGGCTGCATTGGAG GTGCTGCTGGAGTCTTGGTAGGACATCCATTTGATACCGTGAAG GTCAGACTTCAGGTCCAGAGTGCGGCGAAGCCGCTTTACAGAGGGACCTTCCACTGTTTCCAGTCCATCGTACGCCAGGAATCG ATGCTGGGGCTGTATAAGGGCATTGGTTCACCCATGATGGGCCTGGCGTTCATCAACGCCATCGTGTTCGGTGTCCAGGGCAACACCATGCGCTTCCTGGGTCACGACACGCCCATGAACCAGTTCATGGCAGGCTCAGCAGCAGGGGCCATCCAGTCTGTGATCTGCTGCCCCATGGAGCTGGCCAAGACACGCATGCAGATGCAGGGCACAGGCGAGAAGAAGAAGTCTGCGCGGAAGCTCTACAAGAACTCGCTAGATTGCCTGGTGCGCATCTACAAGCGCGAGGGCCTGTTGGGTATCAACCGCGGCATGGTGACCACGCTCCTCCGTGAGACGCCTTGCTTTGGTGTATACTTTCTGACCTATGACCTGCTGACGCGCAGGATGGGTTGCGAGCCCGATGACCCTTACATCATCCCCAAACTGCTGTTCGCCGGTGGCACGTCGGGCGTTACCTGTTGGCTCTCCACGTATCCGGTGGACGTGATTAAGACGCGTCTGCAGGCGGACGGTGTGGGGGGCGTGTATCGCTACAGCAGCATCATGGACTGCGTGCGGAAGAGTGTGGCCAACGAGGGCTGGATGGTGTTCACGCGCGGACTCACCTCCACGCTGCTCCGAGCGTTCCCTGTTAACGCCGCCACCTTTGCCACCGTCACACTCGTGCTTATGTACGCACGTGGCGAGACCAGCGGGGCCGGTGATTGTGAGTCTGCCCCGGTAGAGACGCAAACGCAACACAGCAGCTCCCTGCAAACGCTCCCAGATACAGTGCAGACTTCACCAGAGTAA
- the slc25a29 gene encoding mitochondrial basic amino acids transporter isoform X3: MLGLYKGIGSPMMGLAFINAIVFGVQGNTMRFLGHDTPMNQFMAGSAAGAIQSVICCPMELAKTRMQMQGTGEKKKSARKLYKNSLDCLVRIYKREGLLGINRGMVTTLLRETPCFGVYFLTYDLLTRRMGCEPDDPYIIPKLLFAGGTSGVTCWLSTYPVDVIKTRLQADGVGGVYRYSSIMDCVRKSVANEGWMVFTRGLTSTLLRAFPVNAATFATVTLVLMYARGETSGAGDCESAPVETQTQHSSSLQTLPDTVQTSPE; encoded by the coding sequence ATGCTGGGGCTGTATAAGGGCATTGGTTCACCCATGATGGGCCTGGCGTTCATCAACGCCATCGTGTTCGGTGTCCAGGGCAACACCATGCGCTTCCTGGGTCACGACACGCCCATGAACCAGTTCATGGCAGGCTCAGCAGCAGGGGCCATCCAGTCTGTGATCTGCTGCCCCATGGAGCTGGCCAAGACACGCATGCAGATGCAGGGCACAGGCGAGAAGAAGAAGTCTGCGCGGAAGCTCTACAAGAACTCGCTAGATTGCCTGGTGCGCATCTACAAGCGCGAGGGCCTGTTGGGTATCAACCGCGGCATGGTGACCACGCTCCTCCGTGAGACGCCTTGCTTTGGTGTATACTTTCTGACCTATGACCTGCTGACGCGCAGGATGGGTTGCGAGCCCGATGACCCTTACATCATCCCCAAACTGCTGTTCGCCGGTGGCACGTCGGGCGTTACCTGTTGGCTCTCCACGTATCCGGTGGACGTGATTAAGACGCGTCTGCAGGCGGACGGTGTGGGGGGCGTGTATCGCTACAGCAGCATCATGGACTGCGTGCGGAAGAGTGTGGCCAACGAGGGCTGGATGGTGTTCACGCGCGGACTCACCTCCACGCTGCTCCGAGCGTTCCCTGTTAACGCCGCCACCTTTGCCACCGTCACACTCGTGCTTATGTACGCACGTGGCGAGACCAGCGGGGCCGGTGATTGTGAGTCTGCCCCGGTAGAGACGCAAACGCAACACAGCAGCTCCCTGCAAACGCTCCCAGATACAGTGCAGACTTCACCAGAGTAA
- the slc25a29 gene encoding mitochondrial basic amino acids transporter isoform X2: MDFLAGCIGGAAGVLVGHPFDTVKVRLQVQSVEKPLYRGTFHCFQSIVRQESMLGLYKGVGSPMMGLTFINAIVFGVQGNAMRFLGQDTPLNQFLAGAAAGAIQCVICCPMELAKTRMQMQGTGEKKKSARKVYKNSLDCLARIYKREGVRGVNRGMVTTLVRETPGFGVYFLAYDVLTRGIGCEPDDPYMIPKLLFAGGMSGIASWLSTYPVDVIKSRLQADGVGGVYRYSSIMDCVRQSVANEGWMVFTRGLTSTLLRAFPVNATTFATVTLVLMYARGETSGAGDCESAPVETQTQHSSSLQTQPNSL; this comes from the exons ATGGACTTCCTTGCTGGCTGCATAGGAG GTGCTGCTGGAGTCTTGGTAGGACATCCATTTGATACCGTGAAG GTCAGACTTCAGGTCCAGAGTGTGGAGAAGCCGCTTTACAGAGGAACCTTCCACTGCTTCCAGTCCATCGTACGCCAGGAATCG ATGCTGGGGCTGTACAAAGGTGTTGGCTCGCCCATGATGGGCCTGACATTTATCAACGCCATCGTGTTCGGTGTCCAGGGCAATGCCATGCGCTTCCTGGGTCAGGACACGCCCTTGAACCAGTTCCTGGCAGGGGCGGCAGCAGGAGCCATCCAGTGTGTGATCTGCTGCCCCATGGAGCTGGCCAAGACACGCATGCAGATGCAGGGCACAGGCGAGAAAAAGAAGTCGGCGCGGAAGGTCTACAAGAACTCGCTGGACTGCCTGGCGCGCATCTACAAGCGCGAGGGCGTGAGGGGCGTCAACCGTGGCATGGTGACCACGCTGGTGCGTGAGACGCCCGGCTTTGGTGTGTACTTCCTGGCGTACGACGTGCTAACCCGCGGGATTGGATGTGAGCCCGACGACCCCTACATGATCCCGAAGCTGCTGTTCGCCGGTGGCATGTCGGGCATTGCTTCCTGGCTCTCCACGTATCCGGTGGACGTGATCAAGTCGCGTCTGCAGGCGGACGGTGTGGGGGGCGTGTATCGCTACAGCAGCATCATGGACTGCGTGCGGCAGAGTGTGGCCAACGAGGGCTGGATGGTGTTCACGCGCGGACTCACCTCCACGCTGCTCCGAGCGTTCCCCGTCAACGCCACCACCTTTGCCACCGTCACACTCGTGCTTATGTACGCACGTGGCGAGACCAGCGGGGCCGGTGACTGTGAGTCTGCCCCGGTGGAGACGCAAACGCAACACAGCAGCTCCCTGCAAACCCAACCCAACagcctgtga